In Erigeron canadensis isolate Cc75 chromosome 1, C_canadensis_v1, whole genome shotgun sequence, a single window of DNA contains:
- the LOC122579076 gene encoding mucin-5AC-like yields the protein MNRSFRAPEKVMPGQMARGQMMSFNNNNNNKKDKAEEDLGLFLEMRKKEKQSDLFNHTSDEDDSLIGSIEGSSQMFSMPPATGARKTGADEFLNSENDKNDYDWLLTPPGTPLFPSLEMESQKTVMGQHGTPKARPTALKSRLSNTNPEATGRNNFATRQQGSSPGLNMSSGGLRRPGGSRPTTPTGRPATPTGRPTLGSSTRSNSLTRTTSNITSRSTSSTTSRPTPSATSRPTSSATSRPTSSATSRPISSATSRPTSTATSRPSSTTTSRPTRSSTPTSRPTMGSTKPIVPARSSTPTPRSTARSSTPTSRPSLPATKPVSRAPTPTRRQPTLTTVTRTSTLPLKSPPTVTKPVPSTTRSAPAPRASSPSVRPRPWNPQEMPGYSLDAPPNLRTSLADRPTSATRGRPGAPSSRSSSVEPVANGRVRRQSCSPSRGRLPNGMSHISGSSVPIPALNRAYAKANDNLSPGLYGTKMVERVINMRKLVPPKQDDKHSPHSNLSAKSSPDSSGFGRSLSKKSLDMAIRHMDIRRTVPGNLRPLMTNIPASSMYSVRPGPTRSRTISVSDSPLATSSNASSEMSVNNNGLCLDGNIDDEISSERGVINIRGR from the exons ATGAATCGAAGTTTTCGGGCACCGGAAAAGGTAATGCCGGGACAGATGGCAAGAGGCCAAATGATGagtttcaataataataataacaacaagaAAGATAAAGCAGAAGAAGATTTAGggttatttttagaaatgagaaaaaaggaaaaacaaagtGATCTTTTTAACCATACCTCTGATGAAGATGATTCCCTTATtg GATCGATCGAAGGAAGTTCTCAGATGTTCAGTATGCCTCCAGCAACGGGTGCTAGAAAGACTGGTGCTGATGAGTTCCTCAACTCTGAAAACGATAAGAACGATTATGACTG GCTTTTGACGCCCCCTGGTACACCTCTGTTCCCATCACTAGAAATGGAATCACAGAAGACCGTCATGGGTCAACATGGAACACCTAAAGCTCGTCCCACTGCACTAAAATCTCGA TTATCAAACACCAACCCAGAGGCTACTGGAAGGAATAACTTTGCAACTAGGCAGCAAGGGTCATCTCCTGGATTGAATATGTCAAGTGGTGGACTTCGCAGGCCAGGAGGTTCGAGGCCCACCACTCCAACCGGAAGACCTGCTACTCCAACTGGAAGGCCCACATTGGGCTCGTCTACTAGATCCAATTCTTTAACCAGAACGACTTCTAACATAACATCTAGATCCACTTCAAGTACAACGTCTAGACCCACTCCAAGCGCAACGTCTAGACCTACTTCAAGCGCGACATCTAGACCCACTTCAAGCGCGACGTCTAGACCCATTTCAAGCGCAACGTCTAGACCCACTTCAACTGCAACATCTAGGCCATCTTCAACTACAACATCTAGACCTACTAGGTCTTCAACACCTACTTCTCGCCCCACTATGGGTTCAACCAAGCCCATTGTGCCAGCTAGATCTTCTACTCCTACACCACGGTCTACAGCAAGATCCTCGACTCCCACAAGCAGACCATCTTTACCTGCAACCAAACCTGTATCACGGGCGCCAACACCAACCCGTAGGCAACCCACACTGACAACTGTAACAAGAACATCCACCCTGCCACTTAAATCTCCTCCTACAGTCACAAAACCGGTACCAAGTACAACAAGAAGTGCACCAGCACCACGGGCTAGTTCTCCGAGTGTAAGACCAAGACCATGGAATCCTCAAGAGATGCCCGGTTACTCCCTTGATGCACCGCCAAATTTACGAACCTCACTTGCTGATAGACCCACTTCAGCTACAAGGGGAAGACCTGGTGCCCCTAGTAGCCGGTCTTCATCTGTTGAGCCTGTGGCTAATGGAAGGGTAAGAAGGCAATCTTGTTCACCTTCAAGAGGACGACTTCCGAATGGTATGAGTCATATCAGTGGAAGTTCTGTGCCAATTCCTGCACTGAATCGTGCTTATGCTAAGGCTAATGACAATCTGAGCCCTGGTTTGTATGGCACAAAGATGGTTGAAAGGGTTATAAACATGCGGAAATTGGTTCCACCAAAGCAAGACGATAAGCATTCACCTCATAGTAACTTATCTGCAAAGTCATCTCCTGATAGCTCTGGTTTTGGCAGATCACTTTCAAAGAAATCCTTGGATATGGCTATACGACATATG GATATAAGGCGGACAGTGCCTGGTAACTTGAGGCCATTGATGACTAATATTCCAGCATCATCGATGTACAGTGTAAGGCCTGGTCCCACAAGAAGTCGAACAATTAGTGTTTCAGATTCACCTCTTGCAACAAGCAGCAATGCAAGCTCGGAAATGAGTGTGAATAACAACGGTCTGTGCTTGGATGGaaacattgatgatgaaattagcAGTGAGAGGGGTGTCATTAACATCCGTGGAAGGTAA
- the LOC122608380 gene encoding probable zinc metalloprotease EGY2, chloroplastic: MKMISFTSTMTSSPCFRANFVPGSCHDFQFQPSMSCYINHARTPPSSYRPKCASSRLVISGNRVVKCRASESETGPDDDNDKETDVHEAVEIAESTNSTTDIMGDDKAKDKSQLSQLESLNKFLDSSKAQGPIEDQGKSSQLEMLNKLLNKEVVEEKPKEVMEVVENVEITSGSPLPGVKPQQLADVIMIPKETIDILKDQVFGFDTFFITSQEPYEGGVLFKGNLRGQAAVSYKKIDKRLQDTFGDQYKVFLLINPEDDKPVAVVVPRKTLQPETTAVPEWFAAGAFGLVTIFTLLLRNVPALQSNLLSVFDNPELLKDGLSGALVTALALGVHEISHILVAKSAGVKLGVPYFVPSWQIGSFGAITRILNIVPNREDLLKIAAAGPLAGFSLGLVLLLLGFYLPPADGIGVIVDASVFHESFLAGGIAKLLLGDVLKEGATISVNPLVIWAWAGLLINAINSIPAGELDGGRISFAIWGRKAAYRLSAASIVLLGLSSLLDDVAFYWVVLIFFLQRGPIAPLAEEISEPDNKYVALGILVLVMSLLVCLPYPFPFTSEAITSL; encoded by the exons ATGAAGATGATCAGCTTCACATCCACAATGACCTCGTCACCGTGTTTTCGGGCCAACTTTGTTCCAGGTTCTTGTCATGACTTCCAGTTTCAGCCCTCCATGTCTTGTTACATCAACCATGCCCGCACGCCCCCTAGTTCTTATCGACCTAAATGTGCTTCTTCTAG GTTAGTAATTAGTGGCAACCGAGTAGTGAAATGCAGAGCGAGTGAATCGGAGACTGGACCAGACGACGATAATGATAAA GAAACAGACGTGCATGAAGCGGTTGAAATTGCAGAATCAACGAATTCAACTACTGATATCATGGGGGATGATAAAGCAAAA gATAAGAGCCAACTTAGTCAGTTGGAATCACTCAACAAATTCCTGGATAGTTCCAAGGCTCAAGGACCAATCGAG GATCAAGGAAAATCTAGTCAGCTCGAGATGCTTAACAAGTTACTAAATAAAGAAGTTGTCGAAGAGAAACCAAAAGAAGTCATGGAG GTGGTTGAAAATGTGGAGATTACAAGTGGATCACCCCTGCCAGGTGTAAAG ccacaacaacttgctgatgtAATCATGATCCCAAAGGAAACAATTGACATACTGAAAGACCAAGTGTTTGGATTCGACACTTTCTTTATCACTAGCCAGGAGCCATACGAG GGTGGAGTATTGTTCAAAGGAAACTTGCGTGGACAGGCTGCCGTGAGTTACAAAAAGATAGACAAAAGGCTACAG GACACTTTTGGGGATCAATATAAGGTTTTTCTTCTGATTAACCCCGAGGATGATAAACCCGTGGCAGTTGTGGTTCCAAGAAAGACCTTACAACCTGAAACCACTG CTGTCCCTGAATGGTTTGCTGCTGGAGCTTTTGGATTAGTTACGATATTCACATTACTACTGCGTAATGTGCCGGCATTGCAATCCAACTTGTT ATCGGTTTTTGACAACCCCGAGTTATTGAAGGATGGGCTTTCTGGTGCTCTTGTAACTGCACTTGCTTTGGGTGTACATGAAATCAGCCATATTTTAGTTGCCAAAAGTGCAGGAGTTAAGCTTGGGGTTCCATACTTTGTACCCAGTTGGCAG ATAGGCTCGTTTGGTGCAATAACAAGGATTCTAAACATTGTACCAAACCGTGAGGATCTTCTCAAGATTGCAGCAGCAGGACCTTTAGCAGGATTTTCATTAGGTCTCGTTCTTCTTCTCTTGGGCTTTTATTTGCCGCCAGCCGATGGTATTGGGGTCATCGTTGATGCTTCTGTATTTCACGAATCATTTCTTGCTGGTGGGATAG CAAAACTACTTCTTGGTGATGTTCTTAAAGAAGGAGCAACAATATCTGTGAACCCGTTGGTGATATGGGCATGGGCAGGACTTCTCATCAACGCAATCAACAGCATTCCTGCTGGAGAGCTAGATGGTGGACGGATATCTTTTGCAATATGGGGACGAAAG GCTGCATATCGTTTATCAGCTGCTTCTATCGTGTTATTGGGGCTATCCTCGTTACTGGATGATGTGGCATTTTATTGGGTAGTTTTAATATTCTTCTTACAACGGGGCCCAATTGCTCCACTAGCCGAAGAAATAAGTGAGCCCGACAACAAGTACGTTGCACTGGGGATCCTAGTTTTGGTGATGAGTTTACTAGTTTGTTTGCCCTACCCCTTCCCTTTCACAAGTGAAGCCATTACAAGTCTTTAG
- the LOC122584667 gene encoding laccase-4-like, giving the protein MASWAHSVMVVLAIILLPIMVETKVWHYKFNVVMKNFTRLCETKPIVTINGKFPGPTLYTREDDRVIVKLVNNVPHNITIHWHGIRQLRTGWSDGPAYVTQCPIQSGQSYLYKFNVTGQRGTLLWHAHITWLRATVHGAIVILPKHGVPYPFPKPDHEKVVILGEWWKSDADDVMNQWIQTGMPPNVSDAHTINGYPGPVPNCSTSTGYTLHVESGKTYLLRIINAALNEDLFLKIAKHQFTVVEVDACYVKPFKTDTIYIAPGQTTTALLTADQNSGKYLMAISPFMDTIVAVDNQTAISTLRYKSTKMYSPTILTALPAVNATSATNVFIESLKSLNSAKYPALVPLKIDHFLTFVVGVGVNPCSTCINGSRVVAGINNVTFVMPTTPLLQAHYFNISGVYTDDFPGNPVAPYNYTGSGPLTNMQITNGTKVYRLAYNSTVQVVIQGNSVIAPESHPIHLHGFNFFVVGKGMGNFDPLNDPKKFNLVDPVERNTLNVPTAGWTAIRFRADNPGVWFLHCHLEVHTTWGLKMAFLVDNGKGPNESIIPPPKDLPTC; this is encoded by the exons ATGGCGAGTTGGGCGCATTCAGTCATGGTTGTTCTAGCTATAATCTTGTTGCCAATTATGGTTGAGACCAAGGTTTGGCATTACAAGTTCAAT GTTGTAATGAAGAACTTTACTAGGCTGTGTGAAACTAAGCCTATAGTTACTATAAATGGAAAGTTTCCAGGGCCGACTTTGTATACCAGGGAAGATGATAGAGTCATTGTTAAACTAGTGAACAACGTACCACACAACATTACGATCCACTG GCATGGAATCCGGCAACTAAGAACAGGGTGGTCAGACGGGCCAGCTTATGTAACTCAATGCCCGATACAATCTGGCCAAAGCTATCTTTACAAATTTAACGTTACGGGACAAAGGGGCACACTTCTTTGGCATGCACATATCACCTGGCTAAGGGCAACCGTGCATGGAGCTATTGTCATTTTGCCTAAGCATGGTGTTCCTTACCCGTTCCCTAAGCCTGACCACGAAAAAGTTGTCATTTTAG GTGAATGGTGGAAATCGGATGCAGATGATGTGATGAATCAGTGGATACAAACTGGTATGCCGCCTAATGTATCGGATGCACACACCATCAATGGCTACCCGGGTCCTGTTCCCAATTGCAGTACTTCTACAG GATACACCTTGCACGTGGAATCTGGGAAAACATACTTGCTTCGTATAATCAATGCTGCACTGAATGAAgatttgtttcttaaaatcGCTAAGCATCAATTTACGGTTGTTGAAGTTGATGCTTGTTATGTGAAGCCATTCAAAACAGATACGATATACATTGCCCCAGGCCAAACCACAACCGCCCTTTTAACTGCAGATCAAAACTCTGGCAAGTACTTGATGGCAATTTCTCCTTTTATGGACACCATTGTCGCGGTTGACAACCAAACTGCAATATCCACTTTACGCTACAAAAGTACCAAAATGTACTCACCGACCATCCTCACCGCCCTTCCTGCAGTAAATGCCACATCAGCGACAAATGTCTTTATCGAGTCTCTTAAAAGCCTTAATTCTGCAAAGTACCCTGCCTTGGTCCCATTAAAAATCGACCACTTTTTAACGTTTGTTGTAGGGGTGGGAGTGAACCCATGTTCTACTTGTATTAATGGAAGCAGAGTTGTGGCGGGCATTAATAATGTTACATTTGTGATGCCCACTACACCTCTGCTTCAGGcacattattttaatataagtgGTGTTTACACCGATGATTTCCCAGGAAATCCGGTGGCACCATATAACTACACGGGTAGTGGCCCGTTAACAAATATGCAAATTACCAATGGGACTAAAGTTTACCGCTTGGCATATAATTCTACGGTTCAAGTTGTGATTCAAGGTAATTCGGTGATAGCACCAGAAAGCCACCCGATACATCTTCATGGATTTAACTTTTTTGTGGTTGGAAAAGGGATGGGGAATTTTGATCCATTGAATGATCCGAAGAAGTTTAATCTAGTTGATCCGGTTGAGAGAAACACTCTTAATGTACCCACGGCTGGATGGACAGCCATAAGATTTCGAGCTGATAATCCAG GAGTGTGGTTTTTGCACTGTCATTTGGAAGTACACACGACATGGGGGCTAAAGATGGCGTTTTTGGTGGATAACGGTAAAGGACCAAACGAATCAATTATACCGCCACCAAAGGATCTTCCAACATGCTGA
- the LOC122608491 gene encoding probable signal peptidase complex subunit 2 — protein sequence MTTATTTTTTETTTNSATKNPKKTNLLDHNSIKHLLDETVTEIVTNRGYSEDVRTSNIRLLIGSVIIIIALFAQFYNKKFPDNKLFLIACILSYVVFNGILQLIIYTKEKNAFLFTYPPSGSAYNSTGLMVSSKLPRFSDMYTLMIASADPKSISAKPTVELTKSVTKWFTKDGVLVEGLFWKDVEGLVDSYANAKENKKSK from the exons ATGACgacagccaccaccaccaccaccaccgaaaccaccaccaattcCGCCACCAAAAACCCCAAAAAGACAAATCTTTTAGATCATAACTCCATCAAACACTTACTAGACGAAACTGTCACTGAG ATCGTAACAAACCGTGGATACAGTGAAGATGTGAGAACGAGTAACATAAGATTGCTGATTGGATCGGTTATTATAATAATAGCATTATTTGCTCAGTTTTATAATAAGAAGTTTCCTGATAACAAGCTTTTCCTCATTGCCTGCATTCTTtc GTATGTGGTATTCAATGGGATATTGCAGTTGATCATCTACACCAAGGAAAAGAATGCGTTTTTGTTTACCTACCCTCCTTCA GGCTCTGCTTATAACAGCACTGGCTTGATGGTGTCGTCTAAGTTACCCAGGTTTTCTGACATGTACACTCTCATGATAGCCAGCGCTGATCCAAAatccatttctgcaaaaccaactGTGGAGCTCACTAAAAGTGTTACGAAATg GTTCACAAAGGATGGCGTGTTGGTGGAAGGGCTCTTTTGGAAAGATGTTGAGGGCCTAGTAGACAGCTATGCTAATgctaaagaaaacaaaaagagcAAGTAA
- the LOC122605605 gene encoding glycosylinositol phosphorylceramide mannosyl transferase 1-like, with the protein MVARINGVSRRAAQRTAISAVGSLKIKLLLFICFIFTVILLLSRTPSFFGWDQRNLPPLDRTSRKGYTLLINTWKRYDLLKQSISHYTSCPRLDSIHIVWSEPNPPSEPLLKFLNHVLKSNPKSGRKIELKFDINEEDSLNNRFKEIKNPITDAVFSIDDDIIFPCSSVEFAFSVWESAPDTMVGFVPRIHLIDQSNENKDRYVYGGWWPVWWTGTYSMILSKASFFHRKYLRLYTDEMPASLKEYVKRNRNCEDIAMSFLVANVTGAPPIWAKGKIYEIGSTGISSLGGHSNKRTECINRFVSEFGRMPLVPTNVKAVDSRGTWFW; encoded by the exons ATGGTGGCAAGGATCAACGGAGTAAGCCGTAGGGCGGCACAACGGACGGCGATCTCAGCCGTTGGATCACTTAAGATCAAGTTGTTATTGttcatttgtttcatttttactGTGATTTTATTACTGTCCAGAACGCCGTCGTTTTTCGGATGGGATCAGCGTAACCTACCACCTCTTGATCGCACTTCCAG AAAAGGCTATACATTGTTAATTAACACGTGGAAAAGATATGATCTTCTCAAACAATCAATATCTCATTATACATCATGTCCTAGATTGGACTCGATTCACATAGTATGGAGTGAGCCTAATCCACCTTCTGAACCTCTGTTGAAGTTTCTGAATCATGTTTTAAAGTCAAACCCTAAATCTGGTCGGAAGATTGAATTGAAATTTGACATAAATGAGGAAGACAGTCTCAACAATAGATTTAAAGAGATCAAGAATCCCATTACTGATGCTGTTTTCTCTATtgatgatgatattatatttccTTGCTCATCAGTAGAGTTTGCCTTCAGTGTGTGGGAAAGTGCACCAGATACAATGGTGGGGTTTGTTCCTCGCATCCATTTGATTGATCAATCA AATGAAAACAAAGATCGCTATGTATATGGTGGATGGTGGCCTGTTTGGTGGACGGGTACATACAGTATGATTCTTTCAAAGGCATCCTTTTTTCATAGGAAGTATTTACGTTTGTACACTGATGAAATGCCTGCATCTCTTAAGGAATATGTGAAGAGGAACAG GAATTGTGAAGATATTGCAATGTCATTTCTGGTTGCCAATGTCACTGGTGCCCCTCCTATATGGGCAAAAG GCAAAATATACGAGATTGGATCAACTGGAATTAGTAGCCTAGGAGGCCATAGCAACAAAAGGACCGAGTGTATTAATAGGTTTGTATCTGAGTTTGGCAGGATGCCATTGGTACCAACCAACGTGAAGGCTGTTGACAGTCGTGGTACTTGGTTCTGGTGA